The following proteins are co-located in the Sphingomonas panacis genome:
- a CDS encoding acetyl/propionyl/methylcrotonyl-CoA carboxylase subunit alpha: MMKSLLIANRGEIACRIIRTARRLGIRTVAVYSDADAQALHVRLADAAVHIGPSPARESYLLGERIIAAAQESGAEAIHPGYGFLSENAAFAAAVQAAGLIWVGPNPASITAMGLKDAAKTLMQAAGVPTTPGYLGEDQSPERLRAEADAIGYPVLIKAVAGGGGKGMRKVDAAEDFADALLSCQREAASSFGNVSVLLEKWITNPRHIEVQVFGDGHGNVVHLFERDCSLQRRHQKVIEEAPAPGMDAATRAAVCGAAVAAARAVDYVGAGTIEFIADGSQGLRADRIWFMEMNTRLQVEHPVTEAITGQDLVEWQLRVASGEPLPRRQDELAINGWAMEARLYAEDPAKGFLPSIGRLDTFRIGGDCRIDTGVEQGAEISPFYDPMIAKVIAHGADRDAARRRLMAALDDTVIWPLRTNAAFLVRALDNADFAAAKLDTGLIAREGDALMPAERPGDDVLARAAERLVVSATGPVGFRLNAPARRDAEFLLNGAPVTIGFDPLCAVGDLEDTLLTEHGQTWQLRAWRVEGAGGQGAGDGAILSPMPGRVIAVAVAAGDAVRKGQKLVTVEAMKMEHSLTAPFDGIIAELNAREGGQVSEGTLLVRIEPAEA, from the coding sequence ATGATGAAATCGCTCCTGATCGCCAACCGCGGCGAGATCGCCTGCCGGATCATCCGCACCGCGCGGCGGCTCGGCATCCGCACCGTCGCGGTCTATTCGGACGCCGATGCGCAGGCGCTGCATGTGCGGCTGGCCGATGCGGCGGTGCATATCGGCCCGTCGCCGGCGCGCGAAAGCTACCTTCTCGGCGAACGCATCATTGCCGCCGCGCAGGAGAGCGGCGCGGAGGCGATCCATCCGGGCTATGGTTTTCTGTCCGAGAATGCCGCCTTTGCCGCAGCGGTGCAGGCGGCGGGGCTGATCTGGGTCGGCCCGAACCCGGCGTCGATCACCGCGATGGGCCTGAAGGACGCGGCCAAAACGCTGATGCAGGCGGCCGGCGTGCCGACCACCCCGGGCTATCTCGGCGAGGATCAATCGCCCGAGCGATTGCGGGCGGAAGCCGATGCGATCGGCTATCCGGTGCTCATCAAGGCGGTCGCCGGCGGCGGCGGCAAGGGTATGCGCAAGGTCGATGCGGCGGAGGATTTCGCCGATGCGTTGCTCTCCTGCCAGCGCGAGGCGGCGTCGAGCTTCGGGAACGTGTCCGTCTTGCTGGAGAAGTGGATCACCAACCCGCGCCATATCGAGGTGCAGGTGTTCGGCGACGGCCACGGCAATGTCGTCCATTTGTTCGAGCGCGATTGCTCGCTCCAACGCCGCCACCAGAAGGTGATCGAGGAAGCGCCCGCGCCGGGTATGGACGCGGCCACGCGCGCTGCGGTGTGCGGGGCGGCCGTCGCGGCGGCGCGTGCGGTCGATTACGTCGGCGCGGGCACGATCGAGTTCATCGCCGACGGGTCGCAAGGGCTTCGTGCCGACCGGATCTGGTTCATGGAGATGAACACCCGGCTTCAGGTCGAGCATCCCGTCACCGAGGCGATCACCGGCCAAGATCTGGTCGAATGGCAATTGCGCGTCGCCTCGGGCGAGCCGTTGCCGCGACGGCAGGACGAGCTTGCGATCAACGGGTGGGCGATGGAAGCGCGGCTCTACGCGGAAGATCCGGCCAAGGGGTTCCTGCCGTCGATCGGGCGGCTCGACACGTTCCGGATCGGCGGTGACTGTCGGATCGATACCGGCGTCGAGCAAGGCGCGGAGATATCGCCCTTCTACGATCCGATGATCGCCAAGGTGATCGCGCACGGCGCGGATCGCGACGCGGCGCGGCGCAGGCTGATGGCAGCGCTCGACGATACGGTCATCTGGCCGCTCCGCACCAACGCGGCGTTTCTGGTGCGCGCTCTCGATAACGCCGATTTCGCCGCCGCCAAACTCGACACCGGATTGATAGCGCGCGAAGGCGATGCGCTGATGCCGGCCGAGCGCCCCGGCGACGACGTGCTCGCGCGGGCCGCCGAGCGGCTGGTCGTATCTGCCACCGGCCCGGTCGGCTTCCGGCTCAATGCGCCTGCCCGGCGGGACGCGGAGTTTCTGCTCAACGGTGCGCCCGTCACCATCGGTTTCGATCCATTGTGTGCCGTCGGCGATCTGGAAGACACGTTGCTGACCGAACACGGCCAGACGTGGCAGCTTCGCGCGTGGCGCGTGGAGGGCGCGGGCGGGCAGGGCGCGGGTGACGGGGCGATCCTGTCGCCGATGCCGGGGCGAGTCATCGCGGTGGCGGTTGCGGCGGGGGATGCGGTGCGCAAGGGGCAGAAGCTCGTCACCGTCGAGGCGATGAAGATGGAGCACAGCCTGACCGCGCCGTTCGATGGCATCATCGCTGAACTCAACGCGCGCGAAGGCGGGCAGGTGAGCGAAGGCACGTTGCTGGTGCGGATCGAACCGGCGGAGGCGTGA
- a CDS encoding manganese catalase family protein: MFMHNKRLQYTVRVSEPNPRLACLLLEQFGGADGELAAAMRYFTQGLGEEDAGRKDMLLDIATEELSHLEVIGSIIAMLNKGAKAQLSEGQLAEAELYSMVGQTGTSAKESLLFGGGPALIDSAGVPWTAAYVDTRSEPTVDLRSNIAAESRAKIVYERLINITDDPGIKDALGFLMTREIAHQKSFEKALYSIEDNFPPGKLPGVEKYSNMYVNTSQGEGDMTGPWNSGPQWDRIDDLTEVMPADDGDGLATVDLDSADAKVVAKMAARLASDATSDPTTGVDLGAGPGAGRVTDGDFGGAATIAEAPAMAEAAAKDERN, encoded by the coding sequence ATGTTCATGCACAACAAGCGGCTGCAATATACTGTCCGCGTTTCCGAGCCTAACCCAAGACTTGCCTGCCTGCTGCTCGAACAATTTGGCGGGGCGGACGGCGAACTTGCCGCTGCGATGCGCTATTTCACGCAAGGGCTTGGTGAAGAAGATGCTGGCCGCAAGGACATGCTGCTGGATATCGCCACCGAGGAACTGAGCCACCTCGAGGTGATCGGTTCGATTATCGCGATGCTGAACAAGGGTGCCAAGGCCCAGCTCTCCGAAGGTCAGTTGGCCGAGGCGGAACTGTACAGCATGGTCGGGCAGACCGGCACCAGCGCGAAGGAATCGTTGTTGTTCGGCGGTGGCCCCGCGTTGATCGACTCTGCCGGCGTGCCGTGGACGGCCGCGTATGTCGACACACGTTCTGAGCCGACCGTGGATCTGCGCTCCAACATCGCGGCCGAGAGCCGCGCGAAGATCGTCTACGAACGGCTCATCAACATCACCGATGATCCCGGCATCAAGGACGCGCTCGGCTTCCTGATGACGCGCGAAATCGCGCACCAGAAATCGTTCGAGAAGGCACTGTATTCGATCGAGGACAACTTCCCGCCGGGCAAGCTGCCGGGGGTGGAGAAGTACAGCAACATGTACGTCAACACCTCGCAGGGCGAGGGCGACATGACCGGGCCGTGGAATTCGGGGCCGCAGTGGGACCGGATCGACGACCTCACGGAGGTGATGCCGGCCGATGATGGTGACGGCCTTGCGACGGTCGATCTCGACAGCGCGGACGCGAAGGTCGTCGCCAAGATGGCGGCGCGGCTCGCCTCCGATGCGACGAGCGATCCTACGACGGGTGTCGATCTCGGCGCCGGGCCGGGTGCGGGACGGGTTACCGATGGCGATTTCGGTGGCGCTGCCACCATCGCCGAAGCCCCGGCAATGGCCGAGGCGGCTGCCAAGGACGAACGGAACTGA
- a CDS encoding isovaleryl-CoA dehydrogenase — MATFDFGLGENADMIRESTARFAADKIAPLAAEIDAKDWFPRDLWPQMGDLGLHGITVSEEDGGLGLGYLEHVIAQEEVARASASIGLSYGAHSNLCVNQIRRWGSPEQKARYLPKLISGEHVGSLAMSEAGAGSDVVSMKLRAEKKGDRYVLNGTKFWITNATYADTLVVYAKTGEGSKGITTFLIEKDMAGFSIGQKIDKMGMRGSPTAELVFDDCEVPEENIMGPLNGGAGVLMSGLDYERTVLAGIQLGIMQACLDVVLPYVRERQQFGKPIGAFQLMQAKIADMYVALNSARAYVYAVARACDAGRTTRFDAAGAILLASENAMKTALEAVQALGGAGYTKDWPVERFMRDAKLLDIGAGTNEIRRMLIGRELIGAPERVAQ; from the coding sequence ATGGCGACATTCGATTTCGGCCTCGGCGAGAACGCCGACATGATCCGCGAGAGCACGGCGCGGTTCGCGGCGGACAAGATTGCCCCGCTTGCCGCCGAGATCGACGCGAAGGACTGGTTTCCGCGCGATCTCTGGCCGCAAATGGGCGACCTCGGGCTGCACGGCATCACCGTGTCGGAAGAGGATGGCGGGCTCGGGCTCGGCTATCTCGAACATGTCATCGCGCAGGAAGAGGTGGCGCGGGCCTCCGCGTCGATCGGCCTGAGCTACGGCGCGCATTCGAACCTGTGCGTCAACCAGATCCGGCGCTGGGGTTCGCCCGAGCAGAAGGCGCGCTATCTCCCCAAGCTGATTTCGGGCGAGCATGTCGGCAGCCTCGCCATGTCGGAGGCCGGGGCAGGCTCTGACGTGGTCTCGATGAAGCTAAGGGCCGAGAAAAAGGGCGACCGCTATGTCCTCAACGGCACCAAATTCTGGATCACCAACGCGACCTATGCCGACACGTTGGTCGTTTACGCCAAGACGGGCGAAGGATCGAAGGGGATCACCACCTTCCTGATCGAGAAGGACATGGCGGGTTTCTCGATCGGGCAGAAGATCGACAAGATGGGAATGCGCGGTTCGCCGACCGCGGAACTGGTGTTCGACGATTGCGAGGTGCCCGAAGAGAATATCATGGGGCCGCTCAACGGTGGCGCCGGGGTGCTGATGTCGGGGCTGGATTACGAGCGCACCGTTCTCGCGGGCATCCAGCTCGGCATCATGCAGGCGTGCCTCGATGTCGTGCTGCCCTATGTTCGCGAACGCCAGCAGTTCGGCAAGCCGATCGGCGCGTTCCAGCTCATGCAGGCGAAGATCGCCGACATGTACGTCGCGCTCAACAGCGCGCGTGCCTATGTTTATGCGGTGGCGCGCGCCTGCGATGCCGGCCGCACCACGCGGTTCGACGCGGCGGGGGCGATCCTGTTGGCGAGCGAGAATGCGATGAAGACCGCGCTGGAGGCGGTGCAGGCGCTCGGCGGCGCGGGCTATACCAAGGACTGGCCGGTCGAGCGCTTCATGCGCGACGCCAAATTGCTCGACATCGGTGCGGGCACCAACGAGATCCGACGCATGCTGATCGGCCGCGAACTGATCGGCGCGCCCGAGCGGGTCGCGCAGTGA
- a CDS encoding LysR family transcriptional regulator, giving the protein MIERYLVRYFLAVVDHGTFSAAAQHCRVTQPTLSVGIGKLEALLEAPLFERSNRAVRLTAAGTRFVEHARRIENAFNLAKRAVQREPDGGAVRLGVLNSLPGPDLARMTALALAHAPAATFELVPGTARELHAKLNQGRIDVALTLTATGTATFLERPLRTEGFGVFLPAAHSLAGRDSVAAEEVAHDVMIVRRHCESLAAISRHFTDKDVRPHFAFRSTNDDRVLQMIAAGLGITVMPMSFQAPGVHAARLQGFDLQRTIGVAFAPAAQMLEQTPTGIVLAAIETFSSPARLMI; this is encoded by the coding sequence ATGATCGAACGCTATCTCGTCCGCTATTTCCTCGCCGTGGTCGATCACGGCACCTTCTCGGCGGCGGCGCAGCATTGCCGCGTCACCCAGCCGACACTTTCGGTCGGCATCGGCAAGCTCGAAGCGTTGCTGGAGGCGCCGCTGTTCGAACGCTCCAACCGCGCTGTGCGACTGACTGCGGCGGGGACACGTTTCGTCGAACATGCCCGCCGAATCGAAAACGCCTTCAATCTGGCGAAACGCGCGGTGCAGCGCGAACCCGATGGTGGCGCGGTTCGGCTCGGCGTGCTCAACAGCCTGCCCGGCCCTGACCTCGCGCGGATGACGGCGCTGGCGCTGGCGCACGCACCCGCCGCCACGTTCGAACTCGTCCCCGGCACCGCGCGCGAACTCCACGCCAAGCTCAACCAGGGGCGGATCGACGTGGCGCTGACCCTTACCGCCACGGGCACCGCGACCTTCCTCGAACGGCCGTTGCGCACCGAAGGTTTCGGCGTGTTCCTGCCGGCCGCGCATTCTCTGGCCGGCCGCGACAGCGTGGCGGCGGAGGAGGTCGCACACGATGTCATGATCGTGCGGCGTCATTGTGAATCGCTCGCCGCGATCAGCCGCCACTTCACCGATAAGGACGTGCGTCCGCACTTCGCCTTTCGAAGCACCAACGACGACCGGGTCTTGCAGATGATCGCCGCCGGCCTCGGCATCACCGTGATGCCGATGAGCTTTCAGGCACCCGGGGTTCACGCGGCGCGATTGCAGGGGTTCGATCTCCAGCGCACGATCGGAGTCGCCTTCGCGCCCGCCGCGCAGATGCTGGAGCAAACGCCGACGGGGATCGTCCTCGCCGCGATCGAGACCTTCTCGTCACCTGCGCGGTTGATGATCTGA
- a CDS encoding SDR family NAD(P)-dependent oxidoreductase, translating into MTTHSLPPAFSNGSTAVVTGAASGIGFAVASRLLGMGLKVALADLGGEALDAAGRALAGAGEVMVVPTDVSSPEDVERLRDRVLAEWGFVSVLMNNAASGHNPGLPWENAAGWQALLDTNLMGVLHGVQAFVPAMLAQDRPGIVINTGSKQGITSPPGNFAYNLSKAGVRSYTESLAHALREAAGERISAHLLIPGFTFTGMTGRPEKPAAAWSAEHVADFMLDRIAQGDFYILCPDNDVDRATDEKRMRWAMDDIIENRPALSRWHPSHAAAFAAFMAE; encoded by the coding sequence ATGACGACCCATTCGCTCCCACCCGCTTTCTCAAACGGATCGACCGCCGTCGTGACCGGCGCCGCCAGCGGGATCGGCTTCGCTGTCGCCTCGCGGTTGCTGGGCATGGGCCTCAAGGTCGCGCTCGCCGATCTTGGTGGGGAGGCGCTCGATGCGGCTGGCAGGGCGCTTGCCGGAGCGGGCGAGGTGATGGTCGTGCCGACCGACGTGTCTTCGCCTGAGGATGTCGAACGTCTGCGCGACAGAGTGCTCGCGGAATGGGGCTTCGTCTCCGTGCTGATGAACAACGCCGCGAGCGGGCACAATCCCGGCCTGCCTTGGGAGAATGCCGCTGGCTGGCAGGCGCTGCTCGACACCAATCTGATGGGCGTGCTGCACGGGGTGCAGGCGTTCGTTCCCGCGATGCTCGCGCAGGATCGGCCGGGCATCGTCATCAACACCGGATCGAAGCAGGGGATCACCAGCCCGCCGGGGAATTTCGCGTATAACCTGTCGAAGGCGGGGGTGCGCAGCTACACCGAGTCGCTCGCGCACGCGCTGCGCGAGGCGGCGGGCGAGCGCATTTCGGCGCATCTGCTCATCCCCGGCTTCACCTTCACCGGCATGACCGGTCGGCCTGAAAAGCCGGCGGCGGCATGGTCGGCCGAGCACGTCGCCGATTTCATGCTCGACCGCATTGCGCAGGGCGATTTCTATATCCTCTGCCCCGACAATGACGTCGATCGCGCGACCGACGAGAAGCGGATGCGCTGGGCGATGGACGACATCATCGAGAATCGTCCGGCGCTGTCACGCTGGCATCCCAGCCATGCCGCCGCGTTTGCCGCGTTCATGGCGGAGTAG
- a CDS encoding carboxyl transferase domain-containing protein has protein sequence MSAPVLDTKLATDSEGFRANAAHNRALAETLRAKVAAAAQGGSESARAKHVARGKLLPRERVEHLLDPGSPFLEVGQLAANGLYGDEVPGAGLIAGIGRVSGRQVMIACNDATVKGGTYYPMTVKKHLRAQEIALENRLPCIYLVDSGGANLPNQAEVFPDKEHFGRIFFNQANMSARGIAQIACVMGSCTAGGAYVPAMSDESVIVRNQGTIFLAGPPLVQAATGEVISAEDLGGGDLHARRSGVVDHLAENDAHALTIVRDIVSTLPADRTPDLALRAARPPAFDPQELYGVIPDDVRAPYDVHEVIGRLVDGSEFHAFKPLYGTTLVCGFAHIWGMPVAILANNGVLFSESAIKGAHFIELACQRRIPLLFLQNISGFMVGGKYEAEGIAKNGAKLVTAVATASVPKITVLIGGSFGAGNYGMCGRAYQPRFLFAWPNARISVMGGEQAASVLATVHRDAASWTPEQAEAFKAPIRAKYEEEGNPYYATARLWDDGIIDPAQTRDVLGIAFAATLNAAVPDRAQFGVFRM, from the coding sequence GTGAGCGCGCCTGTCCTGGACACCAAGCTGGCGACCGACAGCGAGGGCTTCCGCGCCAATGCCGCGCACAACCGTGCACTCGCCGAGACGTTGCGGGCGAAGGTCGCAGCGGCGGCTCAGGGCGGGTCGGAGAGTGCGCGCGCGAAGCATGTCGCGCGCGGCAAGCTGCTGCCGCGCGAACGGGTCGAGCATCTGCTCGATCCCGGTTCGCCGTTTCTGGAAGTCGGGCAACTCGCGGCCAACGGGCTGTACGGTGATGAGGTGCCGGGTGCGGGTTTGATCGCGGGCATCGGCCGCGTATCGGGGCGGCAGGTGATGATCGCCTGCAACGACGCTACGGTGAAGGGCGGCACCTATTATCCGATGACGGTGAAGAAGCATCTCCGCGCGCAGGAGATCGCGCTGGAGAACCGGCTGCCGTGCATCTACCTCGTCGATTCGGGCGGGGCGAACCTGCCCAATCAGGCCGAGGTGTTCCCGGACAAGGAGCATTTCGGGCGCATCTTCTTCAATCAGGCGAACATGAGCGCGCGCGGGATCGCGCAGATCGCCTGCGTAATGGGCAGTTGCACCGCCGGCGGCGCCTATGTCCCGGCGATGTCCGATGAATCGGTGATCGTGCGCAATCAGGGCACGATTTTCCTCGCCGGGCCGCCGCTGGTGCAGGCGGCGACCGGCGAGGTGATTTCGGCCGAAGACCTTGGCGGCGGCGATCTCCACGCGCGGCGCTCGGGCGTGGTCGATCATCTCGCCGAGAATGACGCACATGCGCTGACGATCGTGCGCGATATCGTCTCGACCTTGCCGGCGGATCGCACGCCCGATCTGGCGCTGCGCGCGGCCCGCCCGCCGGCGTTCGATCCGCAGGAACTGTATGGCGTGATCCCCGATGACGTGCGTGCGCCTTATGACGTGCATGAGGTGATCGGCCGACTTGTCGACGGGTCCGAATTCCACGCGTTCAAGCCGCTGTACGGCACCACCTTGGTCTGCGGGTTCGCGCATATCTGGGGGATGCCGGTCGCGATCCTCGCCAATAACGGCGTGTTGTTCAGCGAGAGCGCGATCAAGGGCGCGCATTTCATCGAGCTGGCGTGCCAGCGGCGCATTCCGTTGCTGTTCCTCCAGAACATCTCGGGCTTCATGGTCGGCGGCAAATATGAGGCCGAAGGGATTGCCAAGAACGGCGCCAAGCTGGTGACGGCGGTCGCCACCGCTTCGGTGCCCAAGATCACCGTACTGATCGGCGGCAGCTTCGGCGCTGGCAATTACGGCATGTGCGGGCGCGCGTACCAGCCGCGCTTCCTGTTCGCCTGGCCCAATGCGCGGATCAGCGTGATGGGCGGCGAGCAGGCGGCGAGCGTGCTCGCGACCGTCCACCGCGATGCGGCGAGCTGGACGCCCGAACAGGCGGAAGCCTTCAAGGCGCCGATCCGCGCGAAATACGAGGAAGAGGGCAATCCTTATTATGCGACCGCGCGGTTGTGGGACGATGGCATCATCGATCCTGCCCAGACCCGCGACGTGCTGGGGATCGCCTTCGCCGCGACGCTGAACGCCGCCGTTCCCGACCGGGCGCAGTTCGGCGTATTCAGGATGTAA
- a CDS encoding hemerythrin domain-containing protein, with amino-acid sequence MSVIDKLVAAVTPPESEEARVEARKKAEAVATPGSWLSEILRHHRKIEALFDAVKIAETPAGRQRAQKDLALLLTAHSIAEEAAVYPALAADKQVAHAELAYQEQSAAKMEMGLLERLDPMSQDYLDKLEHIRGAVTHHIYSEEGTWFLQLAEDVGPDEQERITSRYREEFERYTHGAA; translated from the coding sequence ATGTCGGTCATTGACAAGCTGGTCGCCGCCGTAACCCCGCCCGAGAGCGAAGAGGCGCGGGTCGAAGCGCGCAAGAAGGCGGAAGCCGTCGCCACCCCCGGCAGTTGGCTGTCCGAGATCCTGCGGCATCACCGCAAGATCGAGGCGCTGTTCGACGCGGTGAAGATCGCCGAGACGCCCGCCGGCCGTCAGCGCGCGCAGAAGGATCTCGCCTTGCTGTTGACCGCGCACTCGATCGCCGAAGAAGCCGCGGTCTATCCGGCACTTGCCGCCGACAAGCAGGTCGCCCACGCCGAACTCGCCTATCAGGAGCAGTCCGCCGCGAAGATGGAGATGGGCCTGCTCGAACGGCTCGATCCGATGAGCCAGGACTACCTCGACAAGCTCGAACACATCCGTGGCGCCGTCACGCACCACATCTATTCGGAAGAAGGGACGTGGTTCCTGCAACTCGCCGAGGATGTCGGTCCCGACGAGCAAGAGCGGATCACGTCGCGCTACCGCGAGGAGTTCGAGCGCTATACCCACGGCGCCGCCTGA
- a CDS encoding copper resistance protein B, which yields MKALTCIAALIAIAPAHAQTMPGMDMSDHQHHQPAPPGDASAHSTASVEKVGTDLSPPDTAPPAPPPPADHAADAVWGADVMAAARDRMHHEHGGMRLHQILFNLAEVQVRRGREGYRWDGEGWWGGDINRVVAKSEGEAQFGRSVDTAEVQLLYSRAIGPYYDLQAGIRQDLGAGVRRTYVSVGVEGLAPYWFETEGTLFVSDKGDVLARAEAWYDQRITQRLVLQPRVELNLAAQDVPEQRIGQGLSTAELGLRLRYEIRREFAPYLGISWDRKVGRTADYARRDADARGGAAAVFGVRGWF from the coding sequence ATGAAGGCGCTGACGTGTATCGCGGCATTGATCGCGATCGCTCCCGCTCATGCGCAGACCATGCCTGGTATGGACATGTCCGACCACCAGCATCATCAGCCGGCACCGCCCGGCGACGCCTCCGCGCATTCGACCGCTTCGGTCGAAAAGGTCGGTACGGACCTGTCGCCGCCCGATACCGCGCCGCCGGCACCGCCCCCGCCCGCCGATCACGCCGCCGATGCGGTTTGGGGCGCGGACGTCATGGCGGCGGCCCGTGACCGGATGCACCACGAGCATGGCGGCATGCGGCTCCACCAGATCCTGTTCAACCTTGCCGAAGTGCAAGTGCGCCGCGGTCGCGAGGGCTACCGCTGGGATGGCGAGGGCTGGTGGGGCGGGGACATCAACCGTGTGGTCGCAAAAAGCGAGGGGGAAGCACAGTTCGGCCGCAGCGTCGATACGGCCGAGGTCCAATTGCTCTATTCGCGCGCGATCGGACCCTATTACGATCTTCAGGCGGGCATTCGGCAGGATCTCGGCGCGGGCGTGCGCCGCACCTATGTCTCGGTAGGGGTCGAGGGATTGGCGCCCTATTGGTTCGAGACGGAGGGCACGCTGTTCGTGTCCGACAAAGGCGACGTGCTCGCCCGCGCGGAGGCGTGGTACGATCAGCGCATCACCCAGCGGCTTGTGCTTCAGCCGCGCGTCGAACTCAACCTCGCTGCGCAGGACGTGCCCGAGCAGCGTATTGGCCAAGGTTTATCCACCGCCGAACTCGGCCTGCGTCTGCGCTACGAAATCCGTCGCGAGTTCGCGCCCTATCTTGGCATATCGTGGGACAGGAAGGTTGGGCGCACGGCCGATTACGCTCGCAGAGACGCGGATGCACGCGGCGGGGCGGCGGCGGTGTTTGGCGTGCGCGGCTGGTTCTGA